A genomic region of Chaetodon auriga isolate fChaAug3 chromosome 11, fChaAug3.hap1, whole genome shotgun sequence contains the following coding sequences:
- the vax1 gene encoding ventral anterior homeobox 1 — protein sequence MEVRYNQEPEGMGLKNGPKKGKDDTDSQGSLSKSFLKEQQGSFSPSGTVDSCEKNMGSTGDPDYCRRILVRDAKGSIREIILPKGLDLDRPKRTRTSFTAEQLYRLEMEFQRCQYVVGRERTELARQLNLSETQVKVWFQNRRTKQKKDQGKDSELRSVVSETAATCSVLRLLEQGRLLTPPGLPGLLPHCGSGTLGSALRPPSMAMASNGSSSSSSSSGGSTGTAGSSPPLPAVTSSGTVAGLQSSQAAHSLFSFPMPSLLSGVATRISSNPLSMAGSLAGNLQELSARYLSSSAFEPYSRTNGKESMDKKILE from the exons ATGGAGGTCAGGTACAACCAAGAGCCGGAAGGGATGGGGCTGAAGAATGGACCAAAGAAGGGAAAAGATGACACGGACTCCCAGGGCAGCTTGTCCAAAAGCTTCCTCAAGGAGCAGCAGGGCTCCTTTTCCCCCTCTGGAACCGTGGACAGCTGCGAGAAGAACATGGGGAGCACGGGGGACCCGGACTACTGTCGGAGAATACTAGTCCGAG ATGCTAAAGGCTCTATCCGAGAGATAATCCTGCCAAAGGGTTTGGATTTGGACCGGCCCAAGCGAACCCGCACCTccttcactgcagagcagctctaTCGGTTGGAGATGGAGTTTCAGAGGTGCCAGTATGTGGTTGGGAGAGAACGGACAGAACTGGCCCGCCAGCTCAATCTGTCTGAAACTCAG GTGAAGGTCTGGTTCCAGAACCGCCGCACGAAGCAGAAGAAGGATCAGGGGAAGGACTCTGAGCTGCGTTCAGTGGTTTCAGAAACAGCTGCAACCTGCAGTGTCCTCAGACTGCTGGAACAAGGTCGGCTGCTGACACCTCCGGGCCTACCGGGCCTCCTGCCCCACTGTGGCAGCGGCACGCTGGGCTCTGCTCTTCGCCCTCCCTCCATGGCCATGGCCAGCAAcggcagcagtagcagcagcagcagcagtggcggCAGCACCGGCACGGCGGGCAGCAGCCCTCCTCTACCTGCCGTCACCAGCTCAGGAACAGTGGCGGGCCTGCAGAGCTCACAGGCAGCCCACAGCCTCTTCAGCTTTCCCATGCCCTCCTTACTCAGCGGCGTCGCCACCCGCATTTCCTCCAACCCCCTGTCCATGGCTGGCTCGCTTGCTGGCAACCTGCAGGAACTTTCCGCCCGCTACCTGAGCTCCTCTGCTTTTGAGCCTTACTCGCGGACCAATGGCAAAGAATCCATGGACAAGAAAATTCTGGAATGA